Proteins encoded together in one Cardiocondyla obscurior isolate alpha-2009 linkage group LG07, Cobs3.1, whole genome shotgun sequence window:
- the LOC139103796 gene encoding uncharacterized protein: MEKKGLRKRDILRMDGLLPPTRRLQVCDAVSSPSDKKKDKKWSIGGILRRISSIKDYDSSSNDEEMVYCKKTPKKPTKFRHIDGVVLHSIENNSEQKKIRAENNIRHVSDSLRSHRDSLQSRSSDGSLDGSGKKSRRNKLKARAEAKRDHLRAGSSSDEDSRRSNSSLNKFLPADNAQNYQRSNVVCSRKTRAARTERYIKRLSRDEGNGSGDTLNDLYSKRGSSDYNEDKGRAIYTDANGLCRPPIHPRRSAVYSTNRAFPAQKLSVESLRDTERGSLPDPETFGDARRYSTGQYITDLNQNNTYGKISRHLSGDVYADSHRAGNFFTYPTKNVCHYSEPIDCNADRRLINLDNQPPEPPPRNPRYRAFGYSSYPIIRHQNVPNYFKQENNEINVASGMWQPHWKNFQSYNEVAWRDTTAREAENSTSNPRTEFRNSLERINNKYNSSHHSVNESAYKEIETTRRRNIRNDQLNRDDANYHAYKARNKSANFCETNKQRETISSRASASDWSSGRSPCDYIPRTITPTCDINRAEECKKENNKETAEEAMERRRSSKNLEEALSELEAIYNSLRLGDEDLLDRAERRSMEEFHQKRSKNANAIEATTDSPDRTKDDMAYRRMHPKERPTSLSDIAGQSTLSSISYLIASPVLSRRDSADDLLRLPAYSPRKDEPDVTRDDVLFRNISHANNTLRIIDPQPPFGIPLGPITAATESDYLHTTPTKSEQPRSSYIPQSEPDVVTDDLAYRALRKDAITARNVTENKIDLSKELPEAVACGMKKKRAVRSLSANLYGIINHDRIHSRREPSFDAIKDEYQNATKSFATTSERPDYLRRVMSDGELSDNDANRWKELAVKGDIDINGNHPSIGAYRRKPYDYVSPETTAARESPKKEEESGVADLSDTVPSSRAILGDTFWHEYLHSDSNVSAANDGRGTETDFTAYSRLCQDLVNLIKSDDDAVPSPIESPKVDNSNAAVDKPNDFEVDEFEVDEPSIRIRSLDSYYSGSRRTSYERNAESEKPTSHTDSNSARSSSPAANNLDFYLRVADENVKLIAEAFGNVADRLRDSQLSARNNSTLRGCEAEEQSVSTRSSSISYSKDEPTSDDRPSVTPRLEDTIRVASKRDSLTSNEEDQNNVTNFRDTTTAEAELDLSRAVRDLQLAAASLYEHEQEIEALGTRRGKIDAVPCTAENEDEAIRRISLIADGLGQERERDQEETVVLPSGIEARGGEPEGLEGHQALVRSQ; this comes from the exons ATGGAGAAAAAAGGACTGCGTAAGCGAGATATATTGAGAATGGACGGTCTATTGCCTCCAACTCGGCGTTTGCAAGTTTGCGACGCGGTGTCCAGCCCGTCCGATAAGAAGAAAGACAAGAAATGGTCTATAGGTGGAATTCTGCGACGAATATCATCGATAAAAGATTACGACAGTTCTTCCAACGACGAAGAGATGGTTTACTGCAAGAAAACGCCAAAGAAACCTACCAAATTTCGACACATCGACGGCGTTGTTCTTCACtcgatagaaaataattcggagcaaaaaaaaattagagccgaaaataatattcgccACGTATCGGATTCGCTGCGTTCGCATCGCGATTCCCTGCAGTCACGTAGCAGTGACGGTTCGTTGGACGGCTCGGGAAAGAAGTCTCGAAGGAACAAGCTGAAAGCTCGGGCCGAAGCGAAGAGGGATCATCTGCGCGCTGGCAGCAGTTCCGACGAAGATTCCCGCCGGTCTAACAGCTCGCTGAATAAATTTCTTCCCGCGGACAACGCGCAGAATTACCAGAGGAGTAACGTCGTATGCAGTAGGAAAACTCGCGCCGCTCGCACGGAGCGTTACATCAAACGCTTATCTCGGGACGAAGGGAACGGCAGCGGCGATACTTTGAACGACCTGTACAGCAAAAGGGGCTCCTCGGACTACAACGAAGATAAGGGACGCGCTATTTATACCGACGCGAACGGATTATGTCGCCCGCCGATACATCCGCGTCGATCGGCCGTATATTCGACCAACCGCGCATTTCCAGCTCAAAAACTCTCTGTGGAAAGTCTACGGGATACGGAACGCGGGAGTTTGCCGGATCCCGAAACGTTCGGTGACGCCAGAAGATATTCGACGGGTCAATATATTACGGACTTAAATCAAAACAATACTTATGGAAAGATCTCGCGACATCTAAGCGGCGACGTATACGCGGACAGCCACCGAGCGGGAAACTTCTTTACATATCCCACGAAAAACGTGTGCCATTATTCGGAGCCGATTGACTGCAACGCCGatcgtcgattaattaatttagataatcAGCCGCCCGAGCCACCGCCGAGGAATCCCCGTTACCGCGCGTTTGGATACAGTTCCTATCCGATCATCAGACATCAAAATGTGcccaattattttaaacaagaaAACAACGAGATCAATGTTGCAAGCGGAATGTGGCAGCCACAttggaaaaattttcaatcgtACAACGAAGTCGCCTGGCGCGACACGACGGCACGCGAGGCGGAAAACTCGACGTCGAATCCTAGAACGGAATTTCGCAATTCGCTGGAAcgcattaacaataaatataactcAAGCCATCACAGCGTAAACGAATCGGCCTACAAGGAAATTGAGACGACGAGACGCAGAAACATTCGCAATGATCAGCTCAATCGCGACGACGCGAATTACCACGCGTACAAGGCCAGAAATAAATCAGCGAACTTCTGTGAAACGAATAAACAGCGCGAAACGATTTCATCGCGTGCATCTGCGTCCGATTGGTCATCTGGAAGATCTCCGTGCGATTATATCCCGCGTACCATTACTCCAACGTGTGACATCAATCGCGCTGAAGAATGCAAAAAAGAGAACAATAAAGAAACGGCCGAAGAAGCGATGGAAAGACGGAGGAGCTCGAAGAACCTCGAGGAAGCTCTGTCCGAATTGGAAGCGATATACAACAGTCTCCGTCTCGGCGACGAGGATCTGTTGGATCGCGCCGAACGCCGAAGTATGGAAGAATTTCATCAGAAGCGAAGTAAAAACGCCAACGCGATCGAGGCTACAACGGATTCGCCGGATAGGACAAAAGACGATATGGCTTATCGGAGAATGCATCCCAAGGAAAGACCGACGTCACTCTCGGACATCGCGGGGCAATCGACTTTGTCCAGCATTAGTTATCTTATCGCGTCGCCCGTTCTGTCGCGCAGAGACTCGGCGGATGATCTACTGCGCTTGCCGGCCTATTCGCCACGTAAAGATGAACCAGACGTGACTCGCGATGACGTGCTCTTCCGTAATATAAGTCACGCTAATAATACGCTCCGGATAATCGATCCGCAACCGCCGTTCGGTATACCGCTCGGACCGATCACCGCCGCAACTGAGAGCGATTATCTGCACACGACACCGACAAAATCCGAGCAGCCGCGCTCGTCGTACATACCGCAATCCGAACCCGACGTGGTCACGGACGATTTGGCTTATAGAGCCCTCAGGAAGGACGCAATCACGGCGCGGAACGTCACGGAGAACAAGATCGATCTTTCGAAAGAGCTACCGGAGGCAGTCGCTTGCGGCATGAAGAAAAAACGCGCCGTCAGATCGCTGTCGGCCAATCTTTACGGAATAATTAATCACGATCGAATTCATTCGCGGCGCGAGCCTAGTTTCGACGCTATTAAAGATGAATATCAGAACGCCACGAAAAGCTTTGCCACGACGTCCGAGCGACCGGATTATCTCCGACGTGTTATGAGCGATGGTGAGCTGTCCGATAACGATGCGAATAGATGGAAAGAATTAGCGGTTAAAGGCGATATTGATATCAACGGCAACCATCCGTCGATAGGCGCGTATCGAAGGAAGCCTTACGATTACGTATCACCGGAAACGACAGCCGCGCGAGAAAGTCcgaagaaggaagaggagTCGGGTGTCGCGGATCTATCCGACACCGTGCCGTCTTCGAGAGCCATCCTAGGCGACACATTTTGGCACGAGTACCTGCATTCGGATTCCAACGTTTCGGCAGCCAATGACGGCCGCGGCACGGAGACAGATTTTACAGCGTACAGCCGCCTTTGCCAAGATTTagttaatttgattaaaagcGACGATGACGCGGTACCATCGCCGATCGAGTCACCGAAAGTGGACAATTCAAACGCCGCCGTCGATAAGCCGAATGACTTCGAGGTCGACGAATTCGAGGTTGACGAACCGAGCATACGTATACGATCTTTAGATAGCTACTACTCGGGGTCGCGACGTACCAGCTACGAGCGGAATGCCGAAAGCGAGAAGCCGACGAGCCACACCGACTCGAATTCCGCGAGGTCTTCGTCGCCAGCAGCCAACAACCTTGATTTCTATCTTCGCGTGGCAGACgaaaacgtgaaattaatCGCAGAGGCTTTCGGTAACGTGGCAGACCGCCTACGCGACAGTCAGCTGTCCGCGCGCAACAACTCGACGCTACGTGGCTGCGAGGCCGAGGAACAAAGTGTCAGTACGCGCAGCAGCTCTATATCTTACAGCAAGGACGAGCCGACGAGCGACGATCGACCTTCCGTCACTCCAAGACTCGAGGATACTATTCGCGTAGCTTCGAAGCGCGATTCATTAACAAGTAACGAGGAGGACCAAAACAACGTCACCAATTTCAGGGACACTACCACTGCCGAGGCGGAGCTGGATTTATCTAGAGCCGTTCGCGATCTGCAACTGGCAGCGGCCAGTCTCTACGAGCACGAACAGGAGATCGAGGCTTTGGGCACCAGACGCGGAAAAATCGACGCGGTGCCGTGCACCGCCGAGAACGAGGATGAAGCGATCCGTAGAATCAGCCTGATCGCCGACGGCCTGGGACAGGAGCGGGAACGAGATCAGGAGGAAACCGTGGTGCTGCCTAGCGGAATCGAGGCGCGTGGCGGAGAGCCGGAGGGCCTCGAAG GTCACCAGGCGCTCGTTCGTTCGCAGTGA